From Marivirga harenae, one genomic window encodes:
- a CDS encoding sensor histidine kinase translates to MSKFYQYNLLLLRFKNPETEKNFNLGCFKEDLNALRFVIVLGTALSIIFIFVDVMRYELDMISVAFRGGMALILIVLGGLTFLFKEENYQFTQYMGILIALFVSTVFFLHYHFNEDPAFDIFLSNILMVLIFITSTIMGMRFRYAILVNTVNFAAYILYIENINYSLIAERQISQLFVIYMVGILASYILERQKMTSFIHKNELDLEVQKVDELNRVKNKLFSIISHDLRGPIVSLKGIVGLYKKGAVTVDEFKQLTNNLEDDLNNSSNLLDNLLAWSKSQLQGLDINKGRVNLQEELSMLKNLFSSQLKSKGISLDIDLEDQQEIVVDKETIQIVFRNILSNAIKFTPLGGKISVTSKNDDDGMIAISFTDSGIGMPPEKLDNLFQINKNTLIGTSSASGAGIGLLLVKEFVELNNGDIAVSSALGKGTTFKIRLPTQ, encoded by the coding sequence TTGAGCAAATTCTATCAATATAACCTATTACTACTAAGATTTAAGAATCCTGAAACAGAAAAGAATTTTAACCTGGGCTGCTTTAAGGAGGATTTGAATGCACTACGATTTGTTATTGTTTTAGGAACCGCCCTGAGCATTATTTTTATTTTTGTGGACGTGATGCGGTATGAATTAGATATGATTTCTGTAGCCTTTCGGGGAGGAATGGCTTTAATTTTGATCGTTTTAGGTGGTCTAACCTTTTTGTTTAAAGAAGAAAACTATCAATTCACACAATACATGGGCATTTTAATTGCTCTCTTTGTATCTACGGTTTTCTTTCTACACTACCATTTTAACGAAGATCCCGCATTTGATATTTTCCTGTCAAATATTTTGATGGTACTAATTTTCATTACTTCCACGATCATGGGAATGCGGTTTCGCTATGCAATATTGGTGAATACAGTGAATTTCGCTGCGTACATTTTATATATTGAGAACATCAATTACTCTCTTATTGCAGAAAGACAAATATCACAGCTTTTCGTCATCTACATGGTTGGAATATTAGCCTCCTACATTCTGGAGAGACAAAAAATGACCTCCTTTATTCATAAAAATGAGTTGGATTTAGAGGTGCAAAAGGTTGATGAACTCAATAGAGTGAAAAATAAGCTTTTTTCAATTATTTCACATGATCTCCGGGGCCCTATAGTCTCATTAAAAGGAATTGTAGGCTTATACAAAAAAGGAGCTGTGACTGTAGATGAATTCAAGCAGCTTACCAATAATTTAGAGGACGATTTAAATAACTCTTCCAATCTATTGGACAACCTTTTGGCATGGTCAAAAAGTCAATTACAAGGATTAGATATTAATAAAGGGCGAGTAAATCTTCAGGAGGAACTTTCCATGCTAAAAAATTTATTTAGTTCTCAATTGAAATCAAAGGGGATTTCTCTCGATATTGATTTAGAAGATCAACAAGAAATAGTAGTAGACAAAGAAACTATTCAAATTGTATTTAGAAATATATTGTCTAATGCTATAAAATTCACTCCACTAGGAGGTAAAATCTCAGTAACATCAAAGAATGATGATGATGGGATGATAGCTATTTCCTTTACAGATTCTGGTATCGGAATGCCCCCAGAAAAGCTAGATAACTTATTCCAAATCAATAAAAATACATTAATAGGTACCTCCTCCGCTAGTGGTGCCGGCATAGGTTTGCTCTTGGTAAAAGAATTTGTAGAACTTAATAATGGCGATATTGCTGTAAGCAGCGCTTTGGGGAAGGGAACGACCTTTAAAATTAGACTCCCTACCCAATAG
- a CDS encoding DUF3109 family protein, with amino-acid sequence MILVGNAVITDDIKEKNFVCNIEKCKGACCVEGDLGAPLTEEELPIMKEIYPKVKPYLSEKGIKAIEEQGEYIEDWEGDYSTTTINEKECAYAIYDEKGILKCGIEQAHNDGKIDFLKPISCHLYPIRITKYDEYDALNYDRWHICDPACELGDKLGVPIYKFTKDALIRNYSKEWYEELVREIESTNE; translated from the coding sequence ATGATATTAGTAGGTAATGCAGTCATCACTGATGACATCAAGGAAAAAAACTTCGTTTGTAATATTGAGAAATGCAAGGGTGCTTGCTGTGTAGAAGGAGATTTGGGAGCTCCGCTTACAGAGGAAGAATTGCCAATTATGAAGGAAATCTATCCTAAAGTAAAGCCCTACTTATCTGAGAAAGGCATTAAGGCCATTGAAGAGCAAGGAGAATATATTGAAGATTGGGAAGGAGATTACAGCACCACTACCATTAATGAAAAAGAATGTGCTTATGCCATTTATGATGAAAAAGGTATTCTAAAATGTGGGATAGAACAAGCGCATAATGATGGAAAAATTGATTTCTTAAAGCCCATATCCTGTCATTTATATCCCATAAGAATCACTAAATATGATGAGTACGATGCTCTAAATTACGATAGATGGCATATTTGTGATCCAGCCTGCGAATTAGGTGATAAATTAGGTGTACCGATTTATAAATTTACGAAAGATGCTTTGATCAGGAATTACAGCAAAGAGTGGTATGAAGAATTGGTCAGAGAAATTGAATCAACTAATGAATAA
- a CDS encoding PAS domain-containing sensor histidine kinase: MNTKYLNEIVKILEDQKLEFEILDRVNITDFQDFKCYYLLIQSKILYVVTMGEPDSHKSQLFFKNLQKVVHLSQNSKLTLIMDATQLNSIPSSAREEIHLFDLSFRKYWSKMLFIYHGIAKVILDLYKSHQSEHIEGVEEVVNPTLAIDYAVKGIKPEMHSDDYLKSLSKEELVAEIKELKIQRLQAQSNNIDFKKLNDVFGQVDWKKGETKPINFEMGNPLSPVYELVNTVIHDYKVLEEEYTALKSNFHNKLQFQVGEVMHQEASWRSIFDSLDSMIWMVDSRFNLMAFNNKFIDHLFTHYGLTPQVGMNVLEQKDLAEQYDKTIQRISIALNGKEENYRDFYREGDKIVKVVDSKIFPVVFKQEISGVACLTNDITDNYEAKERIKSSERILASVNKNISEAIYRSSHDRGLIFINDAFMKMFGFKSKDELYKHTQLNSLYANPKDRERLGQMLIKKRDVTNIEVQFRKKNGEIFTGLLSSMVSEDDQGVKYFDGAIRDVTGIKSAQEKLKKQNRELKKLNTELDSFVYSASHDLKAPLSSVKGLINLAKNENDKEKLGQYLDLVDKSINKLDDFIKDIVDLSRNARQEVKPEFIDFHEILQETMDNYQYLENFDRIRKEIKIDSSIEFYSDKRRLKVIFNNLISNSIRYFNPYIEHPFVQICINVDREKAVLKITDNGLGIESKYLEKIFEMFFRASNDSKGTGIGLYIVKETIQKINGEIKVDSEVDKGTRFTVTLPNLMI; encoded by the coding sequence TTGAATACAAAATATTTAAATGAAATAGTTAAGATACTTGAAGACCAGAAGCTGGAATTTGAGATTTTGGATAGGGTGAATATTACAGATTTTCAAGATTTTAAATGTTACTATCTGTTAATTCAAAGCAAGATCCTTTATGTGGTAACGATGGGTGAACCTGATAGCCATAAATCACAACTATTTTTCAAGAACTTACAAAAGGTAGTCCATTTAAGTCAAAATAGTAAATTGACTTTAATTATGGATGCCACTCAATTGAACTCTATTCCTTCCTCAGCCAGAGAGGAAATACATCTTTTTGATCTGTCTTTTCGCAAATACTGGTCTAAGATGCTTTTTATCTATCATGGTATCGCTAAAGTAATTTTAGATCTGTATAAATCCCATCAATCAGAGCATATTGAGGGAGTTGAAGAGGTAGTTAATCCAACTTTGGCTATTGATTATGCTGTAAAAGGGATAAAGCCTGAAATGCATTCCGATGATTACCTAAAATCACTAAGCAAGGAAGAATTAGTAGCAGAGATTAAAGAGTTGAAAATTCAAAGGCTCCAGGCTCAATCCAATAATATTGATTTCAAAAAGTTAAATGATGTGTTTGGCCAGGTTGACTGGAAAAAAGGAGAAACCAAGCCAATAAATTTTGAAATGGGTAACCCTTTAAGTCCAGTATATGAATTGGTGAATACCGTGATTCATGACTATAAGGTTCTGGAAGAGGAGTACACAGCCTTGAAATCTAATTTTCACAATAAACTGCAATTTCAAGTGGGGGAGGTGATGCATCAAGAAGCCAGCTGGAGATCAATATTCGATAGCCTTGATTCCATGATCTGGATGGTAGATTCAAGATTTAATTTGATGGCATTTAATAATAAATTTATTGACCATCTCTTTACTCACTATGGCTTAACTCCCCAGGTAGGGATGAATGTGTTAGAACAAAAAGATTTAGCTGAGCAGTATGATAAGACCATTCAAAGAATCAGCATTGCCTTAAATGGTAAGGAAGAAAATTACCGTGATTTTTACAGAGAAGGAGATAAAATTGTTAAAGTAGTTGACTCTAAAATATTCCCTGTTGTGTTCAAGCAGGAAATTTCAGGAGTAGCCTGTTTAACAAATGATATTACGGATAATTACGAAGCTAAGGAAAGAATTAAGAGTAGTGAAAGAATACTTGCATCAGTCAATAAAAATATTTCGGAAGCAATTTATCGAAGTTCTCACGACAGGGGCTTAATTTTCATTAATGATGCCTTTATGAAAATGTTTGGTTTTAAATCCAAGGATGAGCTTTATAAACATACCCAACTAAACAGTCTGTATGCTAATCCTAAAGACCGGGAAAGACTAGGACAAATGCTTATTAAGAAAAGAGATGTAACCAATATTGAAGTTCAATTTAGAAAAAAGAACGGAGAGATATTTACTGGACTCCTAAGTAGTATGGTAAGCGAAGATGATCAAGGCGTGAAGTATTTTGATGGCGCTATAAGAGATGTAACCGGTATAAAAAGTGCGCAGGAAAAGCTGAAAAAGCAAAATCGGGAATTGAAGAAATTGAATACTGAGCTGGACAGTTTTGTTTACAGTGCCTCACATGATTTAAAAGCACCGCTCAGCTCAGTCAAAGGCTTGATCAATTTGGCCAAAAATGAGAATGATAAAGAGAAATTAGGTCAATACTTAGACTTGGTTGATAAGAGCATTAATAAACTGGATGATTTTATCAAAGATATTGTTGATTTATCTCGAAATGCACGGCAAGAGGTGAAGCCTGAATTTATTGACTTCCACGAAATCTTGCAAGAGACCATGGATAATTACCAATACTTAGAGAATTTTGATCGCATCAGGAAGGAAATTAAAATTGATTCCAGTATTGAGTTTTATTCTGATAAAAGAAGATTGAAAGTTATTTTTAACAATCTTATTTCTAATTCAATCCGGTATTTTAATCCTTACATTGAGCATCCATTTGTTCAAATTTGTATTAATGTTGATCGTGAAAAGGCGGTCTTAAAAATTACCGATAATGGCTTGGGCATTGAATCAAAATATCTAGAAAAAATCTTTGAAATGTTCTTCAGAGCTTCCAATGATAGCAAAGGAACAGGAATAGGGCTTTATATTGTTAAAGAGACCATCCAAAAGATTAACGGAGAAATTAAAGTCGATTCTGAAGTTGATAAAGGGACCAGATTTACGGTTACACTCCCTAATTTAATGATCTAG
- a CDS encoding 3'-5' exonuclease has translation MFLKLNNPMVIFDLETTGTNVVNDRIVEYSFVKVMPDGEIIKNTEKVNPERPIPVESSLIHGIYDKDVKDKPTFKGVAKELSAFLHGCDLAGFNILKFDVPVLVEEFLRAEVDFDISKRKLLDAQKIFHMMEKRTLTAAYKFYCDKDLVDAHSAEADTLATLEVLDAQIKRYEGESLKDLKGKVIGTIENNVETLHQITNDNMVDLAGRFVFNDAGVEVFNFGKHKGHPVEEVLKKESGYYDWMMKGDFPMDTKRKLTEIKLRGFQK, from the coding sequence ATGTTTTTAAAACTCAATAACCCAATGGTCATTTTTGACCTTGAAACCACAGGTACAAATGTTGTCAACGATAGAATTGTAGAATATTCTTTTGTAAAGGTGATGCCGGATGGTGAAATTATCAAAAATACTGAAAAAGTGAACCCTGAAAGACCTATTCCAGTGGAGAGTAGTTTGATTCACGGTATTTATGATAAAGATGTGAAGGATAAACCCACATTTAAGGGTGTTGCTAAAGAATTATCCGCTTTTTTACATGGCTGTGATTTGGCAGGTTTTAATATATTGAAATTTGATGTTCCAGTATTAGTCGAGGAGTTTTTAAGGGCAGAAGTTGATTTTGATATTTCAAAACGGAAATTACTAGATGCTCAGAAGATTTTCCATATGATGGAAAAGAGAACATTGACGGCTGCTTATAAATTTTATTGTGATAAAGATTTGGTGGATGCGCACTCAGCAGAAGCAGATACTTTAGCAACCCTAGAGGTCTTGGATGCGCAAATAAAAAGGTATGAAGGTGAAAGTTTAAAGGACTTAAAAGGCAAGGTGATTGGAACTATTGAAAACAATGTGGAAACCTTACATCAAATCACCAATGATAACATGGTCGACCTAGCAGGTAGATTCGTTTTTAATGATGCAGGTGTAGAAGTTTTTAATTTCGGAAAGCATAAGGGTCATCCTGTTGAAGAGGTTTTGAAAAAAGAATCTGGTTATTATGATTGGATGATGAAAGGAGATTTTCCAATGGACACCAAAAGAAAACTAACAGAGATTAAACTTAGAGGATTTCAAAAATAA
- a CDS encoding UDP-N-acetylmuramate--L-alanine ligase codes for MEINHIKQVHFIAIGGSVMHNLALALQKRNIKVTGSDDEIYEPAAGKLKSAGLNPSIGWDVNLIKQDLDAVILGMHAKDDNPELKKAQELGLPIFSFPEFVRELSANKQRVVVGGSHGKSTITAMIMHVLKSAGKSFDYLVGAELEDFELTVQISDAPIIIIEGDEYLASKLDPQPKFLKYDHHIGVISGIKWDHKNVFSTFEEYTKQFDLFADKTPKAGSLIYCEEDNLANIVGAKDREDVRKLPYASHDSEIKDGITYLKTKDHGKVQISIFGRHNLQNINAAHEVCNILGITDDKFYEAISTFKGAKNRLELLAENDGVKVYKDYAHAPSKLRATVNALHHQFKAGKICIAYELHTFSSLDKDFIQEYKDTLKHADVAFIYINPKNLKVESGTALNENDVKTAFGQSNVQFFDDVKELEEALIEQKGQVKTFAFLSSGHFGELNLKETAQTLVQ; via the coding sequence ATGGAAATAAATCATATCAAACAAGTACATTTTATAGCAATAGGTGGAAGCGTGATGCATAATCTCGCCTTGGCACTGCAAAAAAGAAATATTAAGGTAACTGGTTCTGATGACGAAATCTACGAACCTGCAGCCGGCAAATTGAAATCAGCTGGTTTAAATCCTTCGATTGGATGGGATGTGAATCTCATCAAACAAGATTTGGATGCCGTAATTCTTGGTATGCATGCCAAAGATGATAATCCTGAATTAAAGAAAGCGCAGGAATTAGGTTTGCCTATTTTCTCTTTTCCTGAATTTGTTCGTGAATTATCTGCCAATAAACAGCGAGTTGTGGTGGGGGGCAGTCATGGGAAAAGTACGATTACGGCCATGATCATGCACGTCTTAAAATCTGCAGGAAAATCTTTTGATTATTTGGTAGGGGCAGAGCTAGAAGATTTTGAATTAACTGTCCAGATTTCTGATGCACCCATTATTATCATAGAAGGCGATGAGTATTTGGCGTCCAAATTAGATCCACAGCCCAAATTTTTAAAATATGACCATCACATTGGAGTAATTTCCGGTATTAAATGGGATCATAAAAATGTGTTCTCCACTTTTGAAGAATATACAAAGCAGTTTGATTTATTTGCAGATAAAACTCCTAAAGCTGGCTCATTAATTTATTGTGAGGAAGATAACCTTGCCAATATTGTTGGCGCAAAAGACAGGGAAGATGTGCGTAAACTACCTTATGCTTCACATGATTCTGAAATAAAGGATGGAATAACCTATCTGAAAACAAAAGATCATGGTAAAGTCCAAATCAGTATTTTTGGAAGACACAATTTACAGAATATAAATGCAGCTCATGAAGTCTGCAATATTTTAGGGATTACAGATGATAAGTTCTATGAAGCCATTTCAACCTTTAAAGGTGCTAAAAATAGACTGGAGCTATTGGCAGAAAATGACGGAGTAAAAGTGTATAAAGACTATGCCCACGCTCCCTCAAAACTGAGGGCTACTGTAAATGCGCTGCATCATCAGTTCAAAGCGGGAAAAATTTGTATTGCGTATGAATTGCACACCTTTAGTAGCTTGGATAAGGATTTTATTCAAGAATATAAAGACACCTTAAAGCATGCTGATGTTGCGTTTATATATATTAATCCTAAGAATCTTAAAGTAGAAAGTGGAACGGCATTAAATGAAAATGACGTGAAGACAGCATTTGGACAATCTAATGTTCAATTCTTTGATGATGTTAAGGAATTAGAAGAAGCATTAATCGAACAGAAGGGACAAGTAAAAACTTTTGCTTTTTTAAGCTCTGGTCATTTTGGTGAACTTAATTTAAAAGAAACTGCACAAACTCTAGTTCAATAA
- the dnaB gene encoding replicative DNA helicase, translating into MESNKSSALRIGQKNKKLDLSENMGKMPPQAVDLEEIVLGALMLEKDALTNVIDILKPESFYREAHEEIYKAIVQLFNNSEPVDLMTVTNQLRKNGKLDLIGGAYYITSLTSRVNSAANIEYHARIIAEQAIKRQLIKISREIQEDAYEDTTDVFDLLDKTEQELFDVTNSNIKKNYADMSSLMKQAFVELEERRNHTDGLTGVPTGFSALDRVTSGWQKSDMVIIAARPGMGKTAFIVSALRNAAVDFKQPVAIFSLEMSSVQLVNRLISSEAELDSEKIKKGDLKDYEWQQLVHKTAALTEAPIFIDDTPALSILELRAKCRRLKQQHDIQLVVIDYLQLMSGDTSKSGGGGGNREQEIASISRSLKNIAKELSVPVIALSQLSRAVETRGGDKRPQLSDLRESGSIEQDADMVMFLYRPEYYGITEDENGMPTSNVGEVIIAKHRNGSLETVPLKFIGRFTKFSDLDSPSGGGEPAGYGTTFPSQAGVPSDFDAPSSVTLPSKATGNDNSQDADEAPF; encoded by the coding sequence ATGGAATCAAATAAATCATCCGCATTAAGAATAGGTCAAAAAAATAAAAAGCTTGATTTAAGCGAAAACATGGGGAAAATGCCCCCACAAGCGGTCGATTTAGAGGAGATTGTATTAGGTGCTTTAATGCTAGAAAAAGATGCTTTAACCAATGTTATTGACATTTTAAAACCTGAAAGTTTTTACCGAGAAGCCCACGAAGAAATTTATAAGGCCATCGTGCAACTTTTCAACAATTCGGAACCTGTTGATTTAATGACGGTTACGAATCAGCTTCGAAAAAATGGAAAATTAGATTTAATTGGTGGTGCTTACTATATCACCTCCTTAACTTCTAGAGTCAACTCAGCAGCCAATATTGAATACCATGCCAGAATCATTGCGGAGCAGGCTATCAAAAGGCAATTGATTAAGATCTCGCGTGAAATACAAGAGGATGCCTATGAAGATACCACAGATGTATTTGATTTATTGGATAAAACAGAACAGGAATTATTTGATGTAACCAATTCTAACATCAAGAAGAATTATGCCGATATGTCTTCATTAATGAAGCAGGCATTTGTGGAATTAGAAGAGCGAAGAAATCATACGGATGGATTAACTGGAGTTCCTACCGGATTCTCAGCTTTGGATCGTGTTACTTCGGGTTGGCAAAAATCCGATATGGTTATTATTGCTGCTAGACCGGGTATGGGTAAAACTGCTTTTATCGTATCTGCCCTCCGAAATGCTGCTGTAGATTTCAAACAACCTGTGGCCATCTTCTCTTTAGAGATGTCTTCTGTCCAATTAGTGAACAGGCTCATTTCTTCAGAGGCAGAGCTTGATTCAGAAAAAATTAAAAAAGGCGACTTAAAAGATTATGAATGGCAGCAGTTAGTGCATAAAACTGCAGCCTTGACAGAAGCCCCTATTTTTATTGATGACACTCCTGCCCTATCCATTTTGGAACTACGGGCAAAATGTAGAAGACTCAAGCAGCAACACGATATTCAATTGGTAGTTATTGATTACCTTCAATTAATGTCAGGGGACACCTCTAAATCTGGAGGCGGTGGAGGAAATCGAGAGCAAGAGATTGCCTCTATTTCTCGGTCATTGAAGAATATTGCCAAAGAACTCAGTGTTCCGGTTATTGCCCTTTCTCAGTTGAGTCGAGCGGTTGAAACCCGTGGTGGAGATAAAAGACCGCAGCTTTCCGATTTGAGGGAATCAGGATCAATCGAGCAGGATGCTGATATGGTAATGTTCCTTTACCGGCCAGAGTATTATGGCATCACAGAAGATGAAAACGGAATGCCCACTTCCAATGTAGGGGAAGTGATTATAGCTAAGCATAGAAATGGGTCCTTGGAAACAGTGCCGCTTAAATTTATCGGTAGATTTACCAAATTCTCGGATTTGGACTCACCTAGTGGCGGTGGTGAACCGGCTGGCTACGGCACTACTTTCCCATCGCAAGCAGGAGTACCTTCCGATTTTGATGCTCCTAGCTCTGTTACCTTACCGAGCAAAGCAACGGGAAATGATAATTCTCAAGACGCTGACGAAGCTCCATTTTAG
- a CDS encoding quinone oxidoreductase family protein, whose amino-acid sequence MKALIISENNQIEIVEKQKPHPNSNQVLIKIQAVALNHRDQFIREGKYPGIQVGTILGSDACGIVVEAGPDVDPSWHQKEVLINPNVDWGDNSKVQSSKYHILGTPSDGVFCEYMVIEPNKIIEKPAHLSFEAGAALPLGGMTAFRALFHHGNCQKNENVLISGVGGGVAQFAFQFALATGANVFVTSSDELKRTKSIELGAKEAFNYRDENWVKVAKEKSGGFDLVIDSAAGDGINDLIKLMKPAGRIVFYGATQGKPKNLDVHRMFWNQVTLQGSTMANDDEFKAMITFVKKNRIEPIIDSIRPFEEIADAFDKMKEGKQFGKLVAKL is encoded by the coding sequence ATGAAGGCACTGATTATATCAGAAAATAATCAAATAGAAATTGTTGAAAAGCAAAAACCACATCCGAACTCAAATCAAGTCTTGATTAAAATTCAGGCCGTAGCCTTAAATCATAGGGATCAATTTATAAGAGAAGGAAAGTACCCCGGTATCCAAGTGGGGACAATTTTAGGTTCCGATGCATGTGGAATCGTAGTAGAAGCTGGACCAGATGTAGATCCCTCATGGCATCAAAAAGAAGTTCTAATAAACCCGAATGTTGACTGGGGTGATAATTCCAAAGTACAATCATCAAAATACCACATATTGGGTACTCCTTCAGATGGTGTTTTTTGTGAATATATGGTGATTGAGCCCAATAAAATTATCGAAAAACCAGCACATTTGAGCTTTGAGGCTGGAGCGGCTCTTCCTCTAGGAGGAATGACGGCTTTCAGAGCGTTATTTCATCATGGAAATTGTCAAAAAAATGAGAATGTATTGATTTCAGGGGTTGGAGGCGGAGTAGCACAATTTGCATTTCAATTTGCATTAGCGACCGGAGCTAATGTTTTTGTTACTTCCAGCGATGAATTAAAGAGAACAAAATCTATTGAGTTGGGGGCAAAGGAAGCCTTTAACTATAGAGATGAAAATTGGGTAAAGGTAGCAAAAGAAAAATCAGGAGGTTTTGATTTGGTAATTGACAGTGCAGCAGGAGATGGAATAAACGATCTGATTAAACTAATGAAGCCAGCTGGCAGAATTGTGTTTTATGGAGCAACCCAGGGCAAACCAAAAAACTTGGATGTGCACAGAATGTTTTGGAACCAAGTTACTTTGCAGGGTAGCACTATGGCTAATGATGATGAGTTTAAAGCCATGATTACCTTCGTGAAGAAAAACAGAATTGAGCCAATAATTGACTCTATTAGACCTTTTGAAGAGATTGCTGATGCCTTTGATAAAATGAAAGAAGGTAAACAGTTTGGCAAATTGGTAGCCAAACTTTAG
- the xerA gene encoding site-specific tyrosine recombinase/integron integrase, translating to MDIQKQITLKHLLINNEKKIGIQFYPDKVIQALIKSLENVKWSEKYQMVYVPNTQQNFYSILKTFKGVAWVNMRYFARNKSFNTNGQDLNIDDLRKRFTKIPESYFQKLELKKYAYMTAKNYTSCFERFIRHFPRQKLIEIDEEDIKNYLKGLVQRKYSDSYINMAINSIKFYYEVVEGMPNRFYSIERPMKTEKLPEILNKDEVLSMINKTYNIKHQCIISLLYSSGLRRGELLNLKISDIDGKRMTIRVNQGKGKKDRFSILSEKLLLKLRLYYKQHKPVHYLFEGKKGQQYSGSSVRQIVAKAAKSANIRKAVRPHMLRHSFATHLLEAGTDLRHIQILLGHNSTKTTEIYTHVATDTFKTIKNPLDCA from the coding sequence ATGGATATACAGAAACAAATAACACTAAAGCATTTACTCATCAATAATGAAAAGAAAATCGGGATTCAATTTTACCCAGACAAGGTAATACAGGCATTAATCAAATCATTAGAGAACGTAAAGTGGAGCGAAAAATATCAAATGGTGTATGTACCTAATACTCAACAGAATTTCTATTCTATATTAAAAACCTTTAAAGGAGTTGCCTGGGTAAATATGAGGTATTTTGCCAGAAATAAGTCATTTAATACTAATGGACAGGACTTAAATATAGATGATTTAAGAAAACGATTTACTAAAATTCCTGAATCTTACTTCCAAAAACTAGAGCTAAAAAAATACGCTTACATGACAGCTAAAAACTACACTTCTTGCTTCGAACGTTTTATTAGGCATTTTCCCAGACAAAAATTGATAGAAATTGATGAGGAAGATATAAAAAACTATTTAAAAGGACTGGTTCAAAGGAAATATTCAGACTCATATATCAATATGGCTATTAACAGTATCAAATTTTATTATGAAGTAGTAGAAGGAATGCCTAATCGCTTCTATTCCATTGAAAGACCCATGAAAACTGAGAAACTACCAGAAATATTAAATAAAGATGAAGTGCTTTCGATGATCAATAAGACATATAATATTAAACATCAATGCATCATAAGTTTACTTTATTCTTCAGGACTTAGAAGAGGAGAATTACTCAATTTAAAAATTAGTGATATAGATGGAAAAAGGATGACCATAAGAGTAAATCAGGGAAAAGGGAAAAAAGACAGATTTAGTATTTTGAGTGAAAAGCTCCTTCTTAAGCTGCGCTTATATTATAAACAACATAAACCGGTGCACTATTTATTTGAAGGTAAAAAAGGGCAGCAATACAGTGGAAGCAGCGTAAGGCAGATTGTTGCAAAAGCAGCAAAAAGTGCAAATATAAGAAAAGCAGTCCGACCACACATGTTAAGACACTCATTTGCAACACATTTGTTAGAAGCAGGAACAGACTTGAGACATATTCAAATACTTTTAGGGCATAATTCAACCAAAACCACAG